Genomic DNA from Noviherbaspirillum saxi:
CCCGAATCCGATGCAAGTTATCTGTCCAATGAAGAGGCGTTGCTGAAACTGACCAATGACAAGACGCTCGATGCGGTGGTCATCGTTGCAGGACAGCCGGCGAAACTGTTTTCGGAAATGGCACCGGAAGCGCGTCAGTACATCAAGCTTTTGCGCCGGGACGACAAGGCGCCCGAAATAGCGCGGGCGGTGACAACCTACTATCCGGCCAACATACGCAGTAAAAGTTATCCATCGTGGATGACCGAGGACGTGCCCACGCTGTCGGTAAAGGCATTCCTGGTCACCTACAACTATGGTAAGGAATCGACGCAAAGCAGCCTGAAAATGTTCGCGGAATCCTTATGCGCCAACTTCGATCAGTTGCAAACCCAGGGACATCCGAAGTGGCTGGAGGTGCAATTGCAAATGCCGGTCCTGGGTAAGGGCTGGAAGTATTACCCGACCATGGAACGCGTCCTGCGCTCCTGCATCGCCAACAAGTCCCGGCCTTCCCAGGCGACCTCGCCTTCGCCGGTTATAAGGAACTGCAGCCAGCAAGAGAAGGTGCTTGGATTGTGCCGCATGTAGCCGGCATGGATGGGAAGTGCTGGCGATGACAGAGACGTTTGCGTTAAACCATGTCGTAAGCAAGGGTCTTCCATGTGATACCGAGCTGGACGTCGGTCTTGAGGTGAACCAGGTCCCGCGACAGAAACAGAAGCTCTTTTTCCTTGCGCAAGGTCTCGCCGATCCTGTCTTTCAGGATACCTGCCCCGGCCATGATGCCATCCAGGTCGCCGTAAGACTGGACGAGTTTGGCTGCCTTTTTTACACCGATGCCCGTTACACCGGGTACACCATCCGTATCGTCGCCACAAAGAGCCAGCAAGTCCGGCATGTGCAATGGAGGTACGCCATACTTTTCCTGTACCCAAGCCTGGTCGCGCCATTCGCCGGTAAAGTATTCATAGAAGAGCGCACCCTGCGCCATCAGTATGTAGGTGTCCTTGTCATTTGCGACCACCACCGCTGCGCCGCGATCTTCGCGCAGCCAGCGGGATATCACGGTCGCGATCACGTCATCTGCTTCGACGCCCGGTTGAGAGACGACATGAAGCCCCAGTTCATGGAGTCGCTCATACAGCATGGGCAACGCATCCTTCAGCGCTTGGGGCATGGGTGCGCGGTTTTCGCGGTACCGTGGATGAATTTCATTGCGCCAGGTGGTACCGCCAAAATCAAAGGCAGGCAGGACGTGGGTGGGCTGGTGCATGGACAAGAGCTTGCGCATGGCGGCAACGGTATTGCGCACCGCGGCCTCGGCCTTTTCAGGTGAGTCCGGGTCTTTATTGGCCTCGTACATTCGACGTGTGATGTACAGCCCATCTATCGCCAGCAATTTGCGCATTCCTGCCGCCCTTCTCCGTTACACTTTTTCCCTCACCATTGTAGTCGGGCGCGCTGCAGAGCATCAAGCTTTGCAAGGCGATCGCTCTCACCCGGCGATTAATACCAATCCCAACCCATAACGTGCCATGAAACCGCGTCTTTTTCTGGGGGCGCCGAGCCGCCTGGCGGCGTTGCACTCGTCGTCAATAGCACGGCTATTGACTCCTCCTGCGCCTTGCCAGACGAAAAAATCCATCGATTTCATTTGTCACGTTACAGGTCGGGATTGGTATAACTCAAACAATTTCGGATAATGCGCGACGGCACCGGAAGGTAGTACTTGCAGCGTGCCCGCATAGCCCACCGTCGGGGCTTCATATGCATACTCGGTCGCTCCGATCCGGTGATAGGTTTGCGGCAGTGTTACAAACCGCATGCCGGGAAATTTCAAATAGGCTGCCGGCGCGTCGGCGTATTCACCAACTGCCAAAGCAAGCCGGTTTAGTACAATCAGATTGGTCGACGGCGTAAATCCGAGATCGACATCGACACAACCTGTAAGGTTTTTTTGTATGTCGTCACCAACTCTCCATTGTCTGTTTCGGACTGCAGCGGCTGCGGCAATTTTTAGCCTGATTTCTTTATTACCCAGATAACCCGATACTGCGGCGCGACGCGTTCGCCACGCCGTATCCACAACAACTTCATACTGAAAGTGACATGGTCGGTTGTCCTCGTGGAACACGGCGGCGCCGGCGAGCCGCCATCCATTAGGCAGTCTGAACAGGCGGCAACTGTCGTGGCCAGGACCATCCAGCTTCCTCCAGAAAAAAGATCCTGCGGGTTTCATGTCGCCTCCGCTGTCGTAATGCCTTCTCGGTTCGTTTGCAGCGTTTGTTCTGCGATCAAGTCCACGGCTGCCATGCTGATGCGGCATATGGCGTTGCACTTATCGGCAACGCCGGCCTCAACATCCTAAGGTCGCTGCCAGGTCAACGATGCTGGAAGCGTGAAACGTGTTCTCCTGGTTCGGCGATACGTCCTTTTTCTGCGTCGCCCCCAGTTCATAAGGTCGTTCTATGTAGGCTGTCTTCAAGCCCGCAGCCCGCGCTCCGGCCAGATCGTCCTGATGCGCCGCGACCAGCATGACTTCTTCCGGCGCGACATCGAATATCTTGGCGACGCCAAGGTAGGTCGCAGGATCCGGCTTGTATTTCCCGAAGACTTCGGCCGAGAGTATGCAATCCCAGGGCAGTCCTGCATTCTTGGCCATGTTGGTCAACAATCCGATATTGCCGTTCGACAAGGTGCAGATAGTGAACCTGGACTTCAACCGCGTTAAGCCTTCTACCGAATCAGGCCATGCGTCGAGACGATGCCATACCTTGTTCAGGTGCCGTTTCTGTGATTCATCCAGGCTTGAAATGGCATACTTCGCCAGCAGCTCATCCAGCACCATGCGGTGCAAGTCATCGATCAAGGTCCAGCCGAGTTCGCCCGACATCACCCGCTTCATGGCTGGCTGATAGCCGGCTCGCCATGCCAGCGCAAACTCATTGCCATCGACGCCCAGTTGCATGCGGTCGATTTCACGCGCAATGCTGGAATGCCAATCTACTACCGTGCCGAATACATCGAAAGCCAATATTTTTATTTGCATTGATGTGTCTCCTTATGTTGAGATGAATCGGATCAGGCGCGATGCGCGAAATTCAGTTCGATTCCATTGTCCATCGGATCACGCAAAAATAGTTACCGCTGCCTGACGAGTGGAACTTCGGACAGGCGATAGCCGATTTCAAGAGATTTGAGCCAGCTTTTCATTGCATCGAAGTTTTCACAAGAAGAGGCGACATGGTCGAGGATACTCTGAGCCGCTTCGCCGCGTTGATCTGCTTCCCGTGCAATGGACAGTCTAGCGTAACGGGCTCGCCGGAGGCGGGCTCAAGTTAGCGCTCTTGTCAGGATTGCGTGCGGCGCGGTTCAATCTGTATGCGATCGACGCGCAAATCACAACCATGACAAGCACCAATCCGTACAAACTCAATCTGATATTAAGCGGCATAGGTAGTGGCTCCCATAGCCTCAAGGCATCATTTATCAAGAGAACATTGCCTATAACAATAACGCCTGTCGTTCGATAGTATTTTTTGCCGTTCTTATTTATTGAGAAGAGCGACAAAGCGAGGGCCAACAGCGCAAGCACTACACCAAACAGAGAAATAGCGCCAGGTACCAGGTTAGGGGCGATTGCGAATAACGCCACTGTGACCGCCATCCTTCCAGCCCATCTGCTCATGTTGTTGAATCCTGAGGACACGTTATATCGATCGCTGATAGTGTAAACAGCGCATTCTTTCTTAGTGCCGGTGAAATTCAATTGGCCCAGCCATTTTCGGGGTCAATATAAAGTGTGTAGGAGTCGTCATTCCATAGATGCATATCTCCCCGTTATACGGACAGACAAGAAACCGGGAAACAAGGAGAGCATGAAAGCACGACGAATTCAGAGCATTTCTATAAATCTCAAGCATCATCGATCGGAAAGCGCGAGATTGGCACCCAAGCCGGCAAACGCAGCAGCGAAACTGCGGCGTAGCCAGGTTTGAACGCGCGCCGACTCGATGACGAATTTACGAAAAGCATGTGCAAGGACCGCGTACACGACAAACACTGCGAACGTCATCGCCATGAAAACACTGCTTAATAGCAGCAGTTGCGCGAGCGGAGATGCGGCTGCAGGTTCGACGAACTGCGGCAGGAAAGCCAGGAAAAAGATCGTGAGCTTTGGATTGAGTATATTGAGAAGAAAGGCCTTGATGATGATATTTGCTGCTGTACGGGTCGGCGCCGTTCCATCGATGGAAAAAGCAGCTTTATCTTTCCATGTCATATAGGCCACATAGAATAAGTAAGCGACGCCGGCAAACTTGAGCACCTGGAAGGCGATCGCGCTCGTATGGAGCAGCGCCGCCAACCCAAGTATGGTGGCAATCAGGTGGGGCACGATACCGGCGGTGCAACCAAGCGCGGCGAATACGCCGGCTTTACGCCCTTGAATGAGGCCTG
This window encodes:
- a CDS encoding TAXI family TRAP transporter solute-binding subunit → MQFVLCLFLLPVVTAYSQTDYKIVTASERGTYIQIGRDLAKWVAPPAMINLEVLPSNGSAENVKRLRYEAGVKLALVQSDVYQAFVDQAAAGNAAAGTLINPLRVVLPLYDEEIYFVTRADSPLTYIHELKGKKINVGPVGSGTALSATTLYRLMFSTPLPESDASYLSNEEALLKLTNDKTLDAVVIVAGQPAKLFSEMAPEARQYIKLLRRDDKAPEIARAVTTYYPANIRSKSYPSWMTEDVPTLSVKAFLVTYNYGKESTQSSLKMFAESLCANFDQLQTQGHPKWLEVQLQMPVLGKGWKYYPTMERVLRSCIANKSRPSQATSPSPVIRNCSQQEKVLGLCRM
- a CDS encoding 5'-3' exonuclease is translated as MRKLLAIDGLYITRRMYEANKDPDSPEKAEAAVRNTVAAMRKLLSMHQPTHVLPAFDFGGTTWRNEIHPRYRENRAPMPQALKDALPMLYERLHELGLHVVSQPGVEADDVIATVISRWLREDRGAAVVVANDKDTYILMAQGALFYEYFTGEWRDQAWVQEKYGVPPLHMPDLLALCGDDTDGVPGVTGIGVKKAAKLVQSYGDLDGIMAGAGILKDRIGETLRKEKELLFLSRDLVHLKTDVQLGITWKTLAYDMV
- a CDS encoding putative glycolipid-binding domain-containing protein yields the protein MKPAGSFFWRKLDGPGHDSCRLFRLPNGWRLAGAAVFHEDNRPCHFQYEVVVDTAWRTRRAAVSGYLGNKEIRLKIAAAAAVRNRQWRVGDDIQKNLTGCVDVDLGFTPSTNLIVLNRLALAVGEYADAPAAYLKFPGMRFVTLPQTYHRIGATEYAYEAPTVGYAGTLQVLPSGAVAHYPKLFELYQSRPVT
- a CDS encoding haloacid dehalogenase type II produces the protein MQIKILAFDVFGTVVDWHSSIAREIDRMQLGVDGNEFALAWRAGYQPAMKRVMSGELGWTLIDDLHRMVLDELLAKYAISSLDESQKRHLNKVWHRLDAWPDSVEGLTRLKSRFTICTLSNGNIGLLTNMAKNAGLPWDCILSAEVFGKYKPDPATYLGVAKIFDVAPEEVMLVAAHQDDLAGARAAGLKTAYIERPYELGATQKKDVSPNQENTFHASSIVDLAATLGC
- a CDS encoding LysE family translocator, translating into MVSLEFIITSLIVVLIPGTGVVFTVSAGLIQGRKAGVFAALGCTAGIVPHLIATILGLAALLHTSAIAFQVLKFAGVAYLFYVAYMTWKDKAAFSIDGTAPTRTAANIIIKAFLLNILNPKLTIFFLAFLPQFVEPAAASPLAQLLLLSSVFMAMTFAVFVVYAVLAHAFRKFVIESARVQTWLRRSFAAAFAGLGANLALSDR